A genomic window from Salvelinus alpinus chromosome 10, SLU_Salpinus.1, whole genome shotgun sequence includes:
- the LOC139532306 gene encoding sentrin-specific protease 2-like isoform X1 translates to MYGWVVDGLSSLFEPITRQKHSGWPGLNVGGEIDSQRQDSNARPTKRNYQSVHVSENVSQSEPVAIKRRRKDIISFAKKTVAGVAGLLRLRNPLSPASERNGRYTASQGPVGLMGIDELHTSWMNSSDWKMEKPTVGGQRERGGLSLLQGASPPLRKHSGSVLGPGNPDRGRDGDKPQRRSLQLLPSRPTLGVGVGTGPPSSDLPPPTPNRTHRQCLAVEEALKESDKEHYRRLLEMVSDKYSKSQPLPFTRTKPQGSTFTQDGHRMAILGRTYESVTPKTGPLRANPSVYMWRDTSSAKQTRDMRGELCLSKPLSAAVDTQPASNATQKQPELDLSAEVAARLNLVDREKPTHTDTLNSAEELPRFSKEMAVEVSRALSQRDPNLVLSSAFKLCITQRDLATLQEGSWLNDEVINFYLSLVMTRSSSAGQGLKVYSFSTFFFPKLHGGGHVAVKRWTKAVDLFQYDIILVPLHLGVHWSLAVINFNSGTVRSYDSMGQRHDDICSLLLLYLREEHKARKDQDLDACKWTVGSLRASEIPQQKNGSDCGVFACKYADYIAQGRRLNFRQCHMPLFRKLMIWEILNQRLL, encoded by the exons ATGTACGGATGGGTAGTTGACGGACTATCGTCGCTTTTCGAGCCTATAACCCGGCAAAAACATTCCGGTTGGCCTGGTTTGAACGTTGGCGGGGAGATAGACTCGCAACGGCAGGATAGCAACGCCAGGCCAACCAAAAGGAACTACCAGAG CGTTCATGTTTCAGAAAATGTTAGCCAGAGTGAACCAGTGGCGATCAAGAGACGGAGAAAAG ACATAATTAGTTTTGCGAAGAAGACTGTAGCAGGGGTGGCTGGGCTGCTGAGACTGAGGAACCCACTGTCTCCTGCCAGTGAGAGAAACGGAAGGTACACAGCAAGCCAG GGCCCTGTGGGCCTGATGGGAATAGATGAACTCCACACCTCATGGATGAACAGCTCTGATTGGAAAATGG AGAAACCAACAgtaggaggacagagggagagaggggggctgaGCCTCCTCCAGGGAGCCTCTCCCCCTCTGAGAAAACACAG TGGCTCAGTGCTGGGTCCAGGGAacccagacagagggagagacggagacaaGCCCCAGAGACGCTCCCTCCAGCTCCTGCCCAGTCGGCCTACCCTGGGGGTGGGGGTTGGGACAGGACCCCCCAGCTCAGACCTACCCCCGCCCACCCCTAACCGCACCCACAGACAGTGCTTGGCAGTGGAGGAG GCTCTGAAGGAGAGTGATAAGGAGCACTACAGACGGCTTCTGGAGATGGTGTCCGATAAATACAGCAAGAGCCAACCGCTGCCCTTCACCCGCACCAAACCCCAGGG GTCAACATTTACACAGGATGGACATAGAATGGCCATTTTGGGAAGAACCTATGAGTCTGTGACCCCAAAGACAGGACCCCTCAGAG CCAACCCCAGTGTGTATATGTGGAGAGATACATCCTCAGCCAAACAAACCAGAGACATGAGAGGAGAGTTGTGTCTCAGTAAGCCTCTCAGCGCAGCTGTGGATACACAACCTGCCAGCAATGCAACG cagaAGCAGCCAGAGCTGGATCTATCTGCAGAGGTAGCAGCAAGACTCAACCTGGTGGACAGAGAGAAgccaacacacactgacacactcaacAGCGCTGAGGAGCTCCCCAGGTTCAGCAAG GAGATGGCTGTGGAGGTGAGTCGTGCCCTGTCCCAGAGGGATCCTAACCTGGTCCTGAGCTCAGCCTTCAAGCTATGCATCACACAGAGAGACCTGGCTACTCTacaggaagggagctggctcaaCGATGAG gtgaTTAACTTCTACCTGTCCCTAGTAATGACTCGTAGCAGTAGTGCGGGGCAAGGGCTGAAGGTCTACTCCTTCAGTACTTTCTTCTTCCCCAAACTACATGGAGGGGGGCACGTCGCCGTGAAGCGATGGACCAAAGCTGTGGACCTCTTCCAGTATGACATCATCCTGGTTCCGCTGCACCTGGGAGTCCACTGGTCACTGGCT gtGATAAACTTTAACTCGGGGACCGTGAGGTCTTatgactctatgggacagagacATGATGACATCTGCAGCCTCTTACT GCTGTACCTGAGAGAGGAGCACAAGGCCAGGAAGGACCAAGATCTGGACGCGTGCAAGTGGACAGTGGGCAGCTTGAGGGCCAGC GAGATCCCTCAACAGAAGAATGGCAGTGATTGTGGAGTGTTTGCCTGTAAATATGCTGACTATATAGCCCAGGGGCGGCGTCTCAACTTCCGACAG TGTCACATGCCCCTGTTCAGGAAGCTGATGATCTGGGAGATTCTCAACCAGAGGCTTCTGTAG
- the LOC139532306 gene encoding sentrin-specific protease 2-like isoform X3, translating into MYGWVVDGLSSLFEPITRQKHSGWPGLNVGGEIDSQRQDSNARPTKRNYQSVHVSENVSQSEPVAIKRRRKDIISFAKKTVAGVAGLLRLRNPLSPASERNGRYTASQGPVGLMGIDELHTSWMNSSDWKMEKPTVGGQRERGGLSLLQGASPPLRKHSGSVLGPGNPDRGRDGDKPQRRSLQLLPSRPTLGVGVGTGPPSSDLPPPTPNRTHRQCLAVEEALKESDKEHYRRLLEMVSDKYSKSQPLPFTRTKPQGSTFTQDGHRMAILGRTYESVTPKTGPLRANPSVYMWRDTSSAKQTRDMRGELCLSKPLSAAVDTQPASNATQKQPELDLSAEVAARLNLVDREKPTHTDTLNSAEELPRFSKEMAVEVSRALSQRDPNLVLSSAFKLCITQRDLATLQEGSWLNDEVINFNSGTVRSYDSMGQRHDDICSLLLLYLREEHKARKDQDLDACKWTVGSLRASEIPQQKNGSDCGVFACKYADYIAQGRRLNFRQCHMPLFRKLMIWEILNQRLL; encoded by the exons ATGTACGGATGGGTAGTTGACGGACTATCGTCGCTTTTCGAGCCTATAACCCGGCAAAAACATTCCGGTTGGCCTGGTTTGAACGTTGGCGGGGAGATAGACTCGCAACGGCAGGATAGCAACGCCAGGCCAACCAAAAGGAACTACCAGAG CGTTCATGTTTCAGAAAATGTTAGCCAGAGTGAACCAGTGGCGATCAAGAGACGGAGAAAAG ACATAATTAGTTTTGCGAAGAAGACTGTAGCAGGGGTGGCTGGGCTGCTGAGACTGAGGAACCCACTGTCTCCTGCCAGTGAGAGAAACGGAAGGTACACAGCAAGCCAG GGCCCTGTGGGCCTGATGGGAATAGATGAACTCCACACCTCATGGATGAACAGCTCTGATTGGAAAATGG AGAAACCAACAgtaggaggacagagggagagaggggggctgaGCCTCCTCCAGGGAGCCTCTCCCCCTCTGAGAAAACACAG TGGCTCAGTGCTGGGTCCAGGGAacccagacagagggagagacggagacaaGCCCCAGAGACGCTCCCTCCAGCTCCTGCCCAGTCGGCCTACCCTGGGGGTGGGGGTTGGGACAGGACCCCCCAGCTCAGACCTACCCCCGCCCACCCCTAACCGCACCCACAGACAGTGCTTGGCAGTGGAGGAG GCTCTGAAGGAGAGTGATAAGGAGCACTACAGACGGCTTCTGGAGATGGTGTCCGATAAATACAGCAAGAGCCAACCGCTGCCCTTCACCCGCACCAAACCCCAGGG GTCAACATTTACACAGGATGGACATAGAATGGCCATTTTGGGAAGAACCTATGAGTCTGTGACCCCAAAGACAGGACCCCTCAGAG CCAACCCCAGTGTGTATATGTGGAGAGATACATCCTCAGCCAAACAAACCAGAGACATGAGAGGAGAGTTGTGTCTCAGTAAGCCTCTCAGCGCAGCTGTGGATACACAACCTGCCAGCAATGCAACG cagaAGCAGCCAGAGCTGGATCTATCTGCAGAGGTAGCAGCAAGACTCAACCTGGTGGACAGAGAGAAgccaacacacactgacacactcaacAGCGCTGAGGAGCTCCCCAGGTTCAGCAAG GAGATGGCTGTGGAGGTGAGTCGTGCCCTGTCCCAGAGGGATCCTAACCTGGTCCTGAGCTCAGCCTTCAAGCTATGCATCACACAGAGAGACCTGGCTACTCTacaggaagggagctggctcaaCGATGAG gtGATAAACTTTAACTCGGGGACCGTGAGGTCTTatgactctatgggacagagacATGATGACATCTGCAGCCTCTTACT GCTGTACCTGAGAGAGGAGCACAAGGCCAGGAAGGACCAAGATCTGGACGCGTGCAAGTGGACAGTGGGCAGCTTGAGGGCCAGC GAGATCCCTCAACAGAAGAATGGCAGTGATTGTGGAGTGTTTGCCTGTAAATATGCTGACTATATAGCCCAGGGGCGGCGTCTCAACTTCCGACAG TGTCACATGCCCCTGTTCAGGAAGCTGATGATCTGGGAGATTCTCAACCAGAGGCTTCTGTAG
- the LOC139532306 gene encoding sentrin-specific protease 2-like isoform X2 codes for MYGWVVDGLSSLFEPITRQKHSGWPGLNVGGEIDSQRQDSNARPTKRNYQSVHVSENVSQSEPVAIKRRRKDIISFAKKTVAGVAGLLRLRNPLSPASERNGRYTASQGPVGLMGIDELHTSWMNSSDWKMEKPTVGGQRERGGLSLLQGASPPLRKHSGSVLGPGNPDRGRDGDKPQRRSLQLLPSRPTLGVGVGTGPPSSDLPPPTPNRTHRQCLAVEEALKESDKEHYRRLLEMVSDKYSKSQPLPFTRTKPQGSTFTQDGHRMAILGRTYESVTPKTGPLRANPSVYMWRDTSSAKQTRDMRGELCLSKPLSAAVDTQPASNATKQPELDLSAEVAARLNLVDREKPTHTDTLNSAEELPRFSKEMAVEVSRALSQRDPNLVLSSAFKLCITQRDLATLQEGSWLNDEVINFYLSLVMTRSSSAGQGLKVYSFSTFFFPKLHGGGHVAVKRWTKAVDLFQYDIILVPLHLGVHWSLAVINFNSGTVRSYDSMGQRHDDICSLLLLYLREEHKARKDQDLDACKWTVGSLRASEIPQQKNGSDCGVFACKYADYIAQGRRLNFRQCHMPLFRKLMIWEILNQRLL; via the exons ATGTACGGATGGGTAGTTGACGGACTATCGTCGCTTTTCGAGCCTATAACCCGGCAAAAACATTCCGGTTGGCCTGGTTTGAACGTTGGCGGGGAGATAGACTCGCAACGGCAGGATAGCAACGCCAGGCCAACCAAAAGGAACTACCAGAG CGTTCATGTTTCAGAAAATGTTAGCCAGAGTGAACCAGTGGCGATCAAGAGACGGAGAAAAG ACATAATTAGTTTTGCGAAGAAGACTGTAGCAGGGGTGGCTGGGCTGCTGAGACTGAGGAACCCACTGTCTCCTGCCAGTGAGAGAAACGGAAGGTACACAGCAAGCCAG GGCCCTGTGGGCCTGATGGGAATAGATGAACTCCACACCTCATGGATGAACAGCTCTGATTGGAAAATGG AGAAACCAACAgtaggaggacagagggagagaggggggctgaGCCTCCTCCAGGGAGCCTCTCCCCCTCTGAGAAAACACAG TGGCTCAGTGCTGGGTCCAGGGAacccagacagagggagagacggagacaaGCCCCAGAGACGCTCCCTCCAGCTCCTGCCCAGTCGGCCTACCCTGGGGGTGGGGGTTGGGACAGGACCCCCCAGCTCAGACCTACCCCCGCCCACCCCTAACCGCACCCACAGACAGTGCTTGGCAGTGGAGGAG GCTCTGAAGGAGAGTGATAAGGAGCACTACAGACGGCTTCTGGAGATGGTGTCCGATAAATACAGCAAGAGCCAACCGCTGCCCTTCACCCGCACCAAACCCCAGGG GTCAACATTTACACAGGATGGACATAGAATGGCCATTTTGGGAAGAACCTATGAGTCTGTGACCCCAAAGACAGGACCCCTCAGAG CCAACCCCAGTGTGTATATGTGGAGAGATACATCCTCAGCCAAACAAACCAGAGACATGAGAGGAGAGTTGTGTCTCAGTAAGCCTCTCAGCGCAGCTGTGGATACACAACCTGCCAGCAATGCAACG aAGCAGCCAGAGCTGGATCTATCTGCAGAGGTAGCAGCAAGACTCAACCTGGTGGACAGAGAGAAgccaacacacactgacacactcaacAGCGCTGAGGAGCTCCCCAGGTTCAGCAAG GAGATGGCTGTGGAGGTGAGTCGTGCCCTGTCCCAGAGGGATCCTAACCTGGTCCTGAGCTCAGCCTTCAAGCTATGCATCACACAGAGAGACCTGGCTACTCTacaggaagggagctggctcaaCGATGAG gtgaTTAACTTCTACCTGTCCCTAGTAATGACTCGTAGCAGTAGTGCGGGGCAAGGGCTGAAGGTCTACTCCTTCAGTACTTTCTTCTTCCCCAAACTACATGGAGGGGGGCACGTCGCCGTGAAGCGATGGACCAAAGCTGTGGACCTCTTCCAGTATGACATCATCCTGGTTCCGCTGCACCTGGGAGTCCACTGGTCACTGGCT gtGATAAACTTTAACTCGGGGACCGTGAGGTCTTatgactctatgggacagagacATGATGACATCTGCAGCCTCTTACT GCTGTACCTGAGAGAGGAGCACAAGGCCAGGAAGGACCAAGATCTGGACGCGTGCAAGTGGACAGTGGGCAGCTTGAGGGCCAGC GAGATCCCTCAACAGAAGAATGGCAGTGATTGTGGAGTGTTTGCCTGTAAATATGCTGACTATATAGCCCAGGGGCGGCGTCTCAACTTCCGACAG TGTCACATGCCCCTGTTCAGGAAGCTGATGATCTGGGAGATTCTCAACCAGAGGCTTCTGTAG